In Methylotenera versatilis 79, the DNA window CTCTTTGGTTTTTTGCAATTTGCTTTTCTTATGATGATCGCCTTCAGTAGGTTGCGCAGCACCTTTTTCAGTACGTTTGTTTTGCTCAACCACTTGTGGCGATTCTGAATTACCTAAGTTGCTAGCCGCATCATTTGTACCACCTGTGTTTGTTTCAACTGCACCTTTGTCAGTACGCAGATTTTGTTGTTTAATCTGTGGTGCTTCTGAAGTGCCGATTGCGCTCGCATCATCTGCGTTATTAGTGCTAGTTGCAGATATGGCAGAAAACGCACTAACGGCAAACGCAACGGCGAAAATAGTTGAAATAAATTGATGCATATTGATTCCTTTATAAAATTTAAATGGCATACAGTAACGAGTTAACAATTTTGTTTGACGAAAATCGTTAACCCGTTTGATTGGTTAATGCACTTGCATTTCAGCAATATCGCGCAATTGTTTCACTTCATCGTGATTGCGTTCTGCACCTTTAAGTTGACGTAGTATCAACAAATTAGCGCCTGCAGGCATTGTTTTGGTAGACGCTTCGCGATAAGCATTCAATGCCACATCTTCGCCACGCTCTACTTCATTTAAAACGGCTAAATTATCATTGCTTGAGATTGCCGTTTTAATGTCTAACCAGCGACGATGTAAATAACCGCTAATAGAGGCAGAATCTGCAGGTTTTCCACCTAATTCGCGCACCAGCGCTTGCAGTTCATAGACGCTTTGTTTTACTTCATGTGAGCGATGTAAAAAATAAGCTTTCAATTTCGCATCGTCCACAGCTTGGGATGACTGCAAAAAGCCTTCCTCGCCATCAATAGAAACCTCAATTAGTCCGTTTAATACGGATACCGCTTCGTCATTATTCATATTGGTTCTCCTTAAATTTAGCGCTAGACAGCACACCAATTAAATTAAATCAGCCTAAAACTTGCATTAGCCTAAGGTCATACTTTCTAGCTTTTTAAGCATTGCTGGCATCAGATAAATCAGGAAATGTGTG includes these proteins:
- a CDS encoding PA2169 family four-helix-bundle protein; this translates as MNNDEAVSVLNGLIEVSIDGEEGFLQSSQAVDDAKLKAYFLHRSHEVKQSVYELQALVRELGGKPADSASISGYLHRRWLDIKTAISSNDNLAVLNEVERGEDVALNAYREASTKTMPAGANLLILRQLKGAERNHDEVKQLRDIAEMQVH